One stretch of Mangifera indica cultivar Alphonso chromosome 9, CATAS_Mindica_2.1, whole genome shotgun sequence DNA includes these proteins:
- the LOC123225091 gene encoding putative kinase-like protein TMKL1, giving the protein MRNTHLLELVLGLTSAAVFIVFIVIVFFYRRRPRKDEQDDLEAKNKQKNGEKDIEREDLVTFQGGEDLTIKDILDAPGEVIGKSNYGTLYKALLQRSGSVRLLRFLRPMCAARDKEFGDLIELLGCIRHSNLVPLLGFYAGSRGEKLLVHPFYKHGNLAEFIRGGNGESHKWTIIYGISIGIARGLDYLHTGLPKPILHGNLKSRNILLDRNYQPYVSDFGLHLLLNPAVGQEMLEASASQGYKAPELIKMKDVSKETDIYSLGVILLELLSGKEPINENPLPDDDFYLLNFMRNALLDHRISDLYHPDMLLSKNNGHENPVTEECILKFFRLAISCCSPLPSLRPNTKQVLWKLEEIRK; this is encoded by the exons ATGAGAAACACCCATTTGCTGGAACTAGTTCTTGGACTAACTTCAGCCGCTGTTTTCATCGTTTTCATTGTCATAGTTTTCTTTTACCGCAGAAGACCTAGAAAAGATGAGCAGGATGACTTGGAAGCGAAGAATAAGCAAAAAAATGGAGAGAAGGACATTGAAAGAGAGGATCTTGTGACGTTCCAGGGAGGTGAAGATCTCACAATCAAGGACATTCTTGATGCGCCTGGAGAAGTCATAGGTAAATCAAATTATGGGACTTTGTACAAGGCCCTGTTGCAGAGGAGTGGCTCGGTGAGGTTGCTGAGGTTCCTGAGGCCTATGTGTGCCGCTAGAGATAAGGAGTTTGGTGATTTGATTGAGTTGTTGGGGTGCATCAGACACTCCAATTTGGTGCCTCTTTTGGGATTTTATGCGGGGTCGAGAGGTGAGAAGCTCCTTGTTCATCCATTTTATAAGCATGGGAATCTAGCTGAGTTTATTAGAG GCGGAAATGGCGAGTCTCACAAATGGACCATCATTTACGGAATCTCCATTGGAATAGCTAGAGGATTAGATTATCTCCACACAGGATTGCCTAAGCCCATACTTCATGGAAACCTTAAGTCGAGGAATATATTATTGGATCGGAATTACCAGCCATATGTCTCTGATTTTGGTTTACATCTTCTATTGAATCCTGCTGTTGGACAAGAAATGCTTGAAGCTTCGGCTTCTCAGGGGTACAAAGCTCCTGAGCTTATTAAAATGAAGGATGTAAGTAAAGAGACTGATATTTACAGTCTTGGGGTGATTTTGCTTGAATTGCTGTCAGGAAAGGAACCGATCAATGAGAATCCACTTCCTGACGATGACTTTTATCTGCTAAATTTTATGCGAAATGCACTGCTTGATCACAGAATCTCGGATTTGTATCATCCAGACATGCTTCTAAGCAAAAACAATGGTCATGAAAACCCAGTTACTGAAGAATGCATTCTCAAATTCTTTCGGCTTGCCATTTCTTGTTGTTCTCCTTTGCCTTCTCTTAGACCAAACACTAAACAAGTCCTATGGAAGCTTGAAGAAATTCGAAAATAG